The Salipiger profundus sequence CGGAATAGGCCCCTGCCGGTCGGGCGGGATAGGGTGTCGTTTCGTCCACATTGGACAGGGGGCGCCCATTCTGGAGTACTGAATCCGTGCTGATGTGAACGACCTTCGTGACGCCGGCCTGCCGGGCCGCGTCGAGCACGCGACGTGTGCCCTCCGGGTTGACCCGAGCCGCCGGCGAGCCAACTCCGTGATCGACACTGGCCGCGGCGTGGATCAGCGTCTCAGCCCCGGACATGAGCGGGACGAGGTCGGCGGTCAGCATGTCGCCCAGGACCGGTTCCCCGCCCCAAGAGGCGACCCGTCTGGCAGCTTCTTCATTGCGGACAAGCCCCGTAACCCTATGCCCTTTCGCGATGAAGTGACGCAGCAGGTTGCGCCCCACGTAGCCGGCGGCGCCGGTGATGAACACACGGTCCTCAGTCATGGGTGCCTCCGGTATTCCATGCCCCCTGCATGACGAGGGCCTCGATGTCCTCGAGGATCTCGGCTCGCTCGGCCTCGCTCCAGTCGTGGAATTCCAGATGCTGCTGGAACTTCAGCCCCTCCAGCGCCAGCCAGGCCAGCCGAGCCGCGCGCGGATGGCTCGCCTGGGCCAGCAACCTCTGGCCCAACGCGGTCTGGTTCTCGCGGAAGGTCGCGCGCAGCTCCCTGTCCTGCATCAGCGCGGAGACGAGGCTCAGCACCGCGGCATTGCCCTCCGGAACAGGCGGAGTGTGCCGGGCAGCCGCGATGCGGCCCCGCAGCGGCGCATCCGGCTCTTCGGCAAACTCTGCTTCGCAGGCCTCGTTGAAAGCGTTGTCCGCCTTGATGGTGCGCTCGACCAGCGCCGCAACAAGGTCACGCTTGCTGGAATGCTCGTAGAGCACCGTGGCCTTCGAGACGCCCGCCTCCTTCGCCACCGCGTCGATGGTGAGAACACCGTCGCGGGCGACAACGCGCTCGACGGCATCGAGTATTTCGCTCTGGTCGTGTTTCTTGGGCCGTGCCATGGATCACCAATTTGTTTCCGACCGTTCGGAAATAAACGGGTGACCTGAGCCTGTCAACATCCGTCCATGTTCAGCGAAGGACCACCGGCGGGCCGCTGCCCAGAAGGTCCCCAGCCAAGGATCCGTAAGGCCGGTCTATTCTCCTGCCTTTGCCCCCCGACAAAGGCCGTCTGCTCAGCTCTGCGAGCCAATAAGTTTGTTACAGGTTCTGCAATTCTCTCCTTCCGAGTTCGCTCATTCTTTCATCAGTTCAGGAGAATAGCTCTCGGAC is a genomic window containing:
- a CDS encoding TetR/AcrR family transcriptional regulator yields the protein MARPKKHDQSEILDAVERVVARDGVLTIDAVAKEAGVSKATVLYEHSSKRDLVAALVERTIKADNAFNEACEAEFAEEPDAPLRGRIAAARHTPPVPEGNAAVLSLVSALMQDRELRATFRENQTALGQRLLAQASHPRAARLAWLALEGLKFQQHLEFHDWSEAERAEILEDIEALVMQGAWNTGGTHD